A genomic segment from Colletotrichum higginsianum IMI 349063 chromosome 5, whole genome shotgun sequence encodes:
- a CDS encoding Amine oxidase — protein sequence MAPHPLTALSRDEFKTARDIVTNLYGSDSSLFYRAIFLQEPKKAELVPFLQAEHAGTITDETPRPPRLARLQYDVIRTSKLPEHTQSVVDLGSGKEVDRTVAGPHSHPGYLPDEFALFQDACVASQLFKDAMADFSLPEGFTVTIDPWPYGGPDEGEDIPSYMQGLVFARDASKDNLDSNHYGYPIPIIPVMDFTTKEIVRIDRLATGGAGDGLNPRPPSSKPRPLFVNARSSASSEYVPELLDMPQRADLKPINITQPEGASFRVHADNLVEWQKWRFRLGFTPREGAVLHDLCYDGRPVLYRLSYSELTVPYGDPRPPFQRKQAFDLGDGGFGRVANNLELGCDCLGAIHYLDALLADTEGNPTIAKAVACLHEQDNGIGWKHTNFRTNRAVVTRLREFVVQCVVTLANYEYVFAYKLDTAGGITLETRATGVMSVVAVDEGAAASDYGAVVAPGVLAQNHQHIFAVRIDPAVDSYEAGATRVVVEESVPVPLDAATNPHGNYYEVRKSVVERARWIDAEPRLNRVVKFENTTKRNAVSGRNVGFKLTPSASQLLLADERSQVSRRAKFARHHVWVTGYRDDELWAAGEFTNQSIEEVGGVWDMVARGDWFGDGGHGENGETGDGGEGEKSSPVVWSVFGLTHNPRVEDWPVMPVEIHHMNIRPADFFTANPALDVPSTRNTASVIVPCCGQQKTDSGNGADGDDGDGQRVQRAALTHLQGPGPDIPAREAGAHVEGRG from the exons ATGGCGCCGCATCCTTTGACAGCATTGTCCCGAGACGAGTTCAAGACGGCGCGGGACATTGTGACGAACCTGTACGGCTCCGATTCTAGTCTCTTTTATCGGGCCATCTTCCTACAGGAacccaagaaggccgagctGGTGCCGTTCCTCCAAGCCGAGCACGCAGGAACCATCACAGACGAGACGCCGCGACCTCCACGCCTGGCGAGGCTTCAGTACGATGTCATCAGGACCAGTAAGTTGCCCGAGCACACCCAGTCCGTCGTGGACTTGGGTTCGGGCAAAGAAGTCGATAGGACCGTCGCCGGGCCGCATTCCCACCCCGGTTATCTCCC CGACGAATTTGCGCTATTCCAAGACGCCTGCGTGGCATCCCAGCTCTTCAAAgacgccatggccgactTCTCCCTCCCGGAAGGCTTCACCGTCACCATAGACCCTTGGCCATACGGCGGCCCGGACGAAGGCGAGGACATCCCGTCGTACATGCagggcctcgtcttcgcgCGCGACGCCTCCAAGGACAACCTCGACTCGAACCACTACGGTTACCCGATCCCGATTATCCCCGTTATGGATTTCACCACCAAGGAGATTGTCCGCATCGACCGCCTTGCTacgggcggcgccggcgacggcctcaacccccggccgccgtcctccAAACCGAGGCCGCTATTCGTCAACGCCAGATCTTCTGCCTCCTCCGAGTACGTTcccgagctcctcgacatGCCGCAGCGCGCGGACCTCAAGCCCATCAACATCACCCAGCCCGAGGGCGCCTCCTTCAGGGTCCACGCCGACAACCTCGTCGAGTGGCAGAAGTGGCGGTTCCGACTCGGCTTCACGCCGCGTGAGGGCGCCGTCCTGCACGACCTCTGCTACGACGGCCGCCCTGTGCTCTACCGCCTCAGCTACAGCGAGCTGACGGTGCCGTACGGCGACCCGCGGCCGCCGTTCCAGCGCAAGCAggccttcgacctcggcgacggcggcttcggccgcgtcgccaacaacctcgagctcggctgCGATTGCCTCGGCGCCATCCACTATCTCGACGCGCTGCTGGCCGACACGGAGGGCAACCCGACgatcgccaaggccgtcgcgTGCCTGCACGAGCAGGACAACGGCATCGGGTGGAAACACACCAACTTCCGCACGaaccgcgccgtcgtcacgaGGCTGCGCGAGTTCGTTGTCCAGTGCGTCGTCACGCTGGCCAACTACGAGTACGTTTTCGCCTACAAGCTCGACACGGCGGGCGGCATCACGCTTGAGACGCGCGCGACGGGCGTCATGAGCGTCGTGGCCgtggacgagggcgccgcggcgtccgactacggcgccgtcgtcgcgccCGGCGTGCTGGCGCAGAACCACCAGCACATCTTCGCCGTGCGcatcgacccggccgtcgacTCGTACGAGGCCGGGGCCAcgcgcgtcgtcgtcgaggagagCGTCCCCGTGCCCCTCGACGCTGCGACGAACCCGCACGGCAACTACTACGAGGTCCGCAAGTCAGTCGTCGAGAGGGCGCGCTGGATCGACGCGGAACCGCGGCTGAACCGGGTTGTCAAGTTTGAGAACACGACGAAGCGCAACGCCGTGTCCGGACGCAACGTCGGGTTCAAGCTgacgccgtcggcttcgcagctgctgctggcggacGAGCGGAGCCAGGTGTCCCGAAGGGCCAAGTTCGCGCGGCACCACGTCTGGGTCACGGGGtaccgcgacgacgagctctgGGCGGCGGGAGAGTTTACGAACCAGAGCatcgaggaggtcggcggGGTGTGGGACATGGTCGCAAGGGGGGACTGGTTCGGTGATGGTGGTCATGGAGAGAATGGAGAGactggtgatggtggtgagGGGGAAAAGAGCAGTCCCGTTGTCTGGAGCGTGTTCGGGTTGACGCACAACCCGCGCGTCGAGGACTGGCCTGTGAT GCCCGTCGAGATTCACCACATGAACATCCGCCCCGCCGACTTCTTCACAGCAAACCCGGCACTTGACGTGCCGAGCACACGGAACACGGCGAGCGTCATTGTCCCGTGTTGCGGGCAGCAGAAGACGGACTCGGGTAACGGGGCGGACGGAGATGACGGGGACGGACAAAGGGTGCAgagggcggcgttgacgcATCTCCAGGGGCCGGGCCCGGATATCCCGGCGCGCGAGGCGGGCGCGCACgtcgaggggaggggatga